The stretch of DNA GTCGTCGAGCGCGCGGCGCAGGCGATAGCGAGGGCCCGAGCGGCGGACATACCCGTGATCTACGTCGTCGTCGGTTTCTCCCCCGACTACCGCGAGTGGACGCCGGACTCACCGGTCTTCGCGAAGGCCAAGGACGACGGGCGCCTCGTCCTCGGCACATGGGCGACGCGGGTCCACGACGCCCTGAAACCGGAACCGGGAGAACCGGTGATCGTCAAACACCGGGTCAGCCCCTTCCACGGCACCGACCTGGCGGCCCGGCTGCGCGACCGGCGCATAGACACCCTGCTGCTCACCGGCGTCTCCACCGAACTGGTGGTGCTCGCCACCGCACAGGGCGCGCACGACAGGGACTACGCGGTCCACGTCCTGGAGGACGCGA from Streptomyces tsukubensis encodes:
- a CDS encoding cysteine hydrolase family protein, whose amino-acid sequence is MTTPGDGTPGDNTPRGGTPGSGTSRGTGTGTADERRPALLVLDLINEIVHEDGKYAADGYYAQARERGVVERAAQAIARARAADIPVIYVVVGFSPDYREWTPDSPVFAKAKDDGRLVLGTWATRVHDALKPEPGEPVIVKHRVSPFHGTDLAARLRDRRIDTLLLTGVSTELVVLATAQGAHDRDYAVHVLEDATLAGDEEIHTAALKILARVADVTTVAAALPATA